The Bosea sp. 685 DNA window AAGCGCGATCTCAAGCCGACGACGGACATCCGTGGCGTGGCCAAGGGCGTGGTGTCGGAGCTGTTCGGGCTCTCGGGGCCGGTCTTGGCGGAGAGGGTGTTCCCGGGCACCGGCGAGCTTGCGCCGATGCGGGGGCTGGTCGGGTGAGTCCTTCTCCCCTCGGGGGAGAAGGTGGCACGGCGAAGCCGTGACGGATGAGGGAAGTTCCTCATTCAAGACAAGAAAAAGGGCCGCTAACGCGACCCTTCCCTCATCCGTCTGCTGCGCAGACACCTTCTCCCCCAAGGGGAGAAGGAAAGTCTAAGCCCATTCGCGCTTGGCGAGCTTTTTCTCGAAAGCCTGGATCTTCGGGGCCTTCTCCATGGTCAGGCCGATATCGTCGAGGCCGTTGATCAGGCAGTGCTTGCGGAACGGGTCGAGGTCGAATTTTACCGTGCCGCCGTCGGGGCCCTTGATCTCCTGCTTTTCGAGATCGACCGTCAGCGTCGCGTTCGAGCCGCGATCGGCGTCATCGAACAGCTTCTCCAGATCCTCCGGGCTGACCACGATCGGCAGAATGCCGTTCTTGAAGCAGTTATTGTAGAAGATGTCGGCGAAAGAGGTCGAGATCACGCAGCGGATGCCGAAATCGAGCAGGGCCCAGGGCGCGTGCTCACGCGAGGAGCCGCAGCCGAAATTGTCACCGGCGACCAGGATTTCCGACTTGCGGTAGGCCGGCTGGTTCAGCACGAAATCGGGGTTCTCCGAGCCGTCCTCCTTGTAGCGCATCTCGGCGAACAGGGCGGTGCCGAGCCCGGTGCGCTTGATCGTCTTGAGGTACTGCTTGGGGATGATCATGTCGGTGTCGACATTGATCACCTTCAGCGGGGCAGGTGTCGAGGTCAGCGTGGTGAAGGGCTGCATGGCGGGAACTCCGATGGGTCTTTCTGGCTGTGACTAGAGCTGCGAGGTCAGCAGCTTGAAGCTGGCGAAGGTGAAGAAGGCGGCGAGACAAGCCTCCGCGCGGCGGCGGATTCGGCGATAGCCGGAGATCATCGAGGCGGTCGAGAACAGCACCGCGTAGAACTGGTTGATCCCCAGCGAGATCAGCATGCAGCCGGCAATGATGGCGTAGAGCACGACCGACGGCGTATCGGGGCGCAATCCCAGCGCGATGATCGCCGTCCAGCTCAGGATCGCCTTGGGGTTGGTCAGGTGCATGAGGTAGCCGCGCAGGAAGCTGCGGCGCCCCGAGACGGCGGCTTTCGGCGGCGGCATCTCGACCCGCATGGCCGAGCGCGCCGAACGCCAGGCCAGGAACAGCAGATAGATCCCGCCGACGATCTTGATGGTGTAGAGCGCTCCGGGATGGGCCACGACCAGGCCGGTGACGCCGATCGCGGCTAGAATTCCCCAGGTCAGCGAGCCGGCGGTGACGCCAAGCGCCAATATGGCGCCCGCATCCCGGCCGCGTTCCATCGAGGTCGCCATGACGACGAGGTTGCTGGGGCCGGGGCTGGCGACAGCCAGGAAGAAGGCCGAATAGACCAGCGCCAGATCAGGCAGGTGACGGATCAGATCGTCGATCATCGAGTGCTCCGCTGCATCGTCTAGCGCTCCGCCTCGGCTTCGATGGCGTCCATGTCGTCGTCGGAAAAGCCGAAATGATGGCCGATCTCGTGGACCAGCACGTGGGTGACGATCGCGCCCAGGCTCTCGTCGTTCTCGGCCCAGTAATCGAGGATGGGGCGACGGTAGAGATGGATGGTGTTGGGCATCTGGCCGGTCTGCGGGGCATAGCCCTGCTGCGGCAGGCCGATGCCGCTGAAAAGGCCGAGAATGTCGAAGGGGCTCTCTGCCTCGAGCTCCTTCAGCACCTCGTCCTCGGGGAACTCGGTGACGTTGAAGACGACATCGCTGCAGAGCGCGCGGAATGCATCCGGCAAATGGTCGAACGCCGCCTGCGCCAAGACCTCGAATTCGGCGATGGAAGGCGCTTTCGCGCCATCCCAACCGATGCTGGAGCTGGCTTGCGCATGAGCGCTCGCACCGGTCGTGGCCGAGACTGAAGGTACGCTTCCCATCACCAGATCTTCAATTGATGGCCGAGCCAATAGGCCAACGCGATCACGCCAAGCAGCGACAGGGACCGACCGATGCGCCGGCCCCAGAGCTCGATCTTGTCGCCATCGGGCGCATCACCGCCGGAAAAATGCTCGGCGGCGCGGCCCATGGAGGAACCGAGCAGGCTCTCGCTGTCACGCTTGACGCGATCGAGCGCGGCCTGGGCTTCGGCGGCGCGGGCGGTTTCGCGGGGGTCGTTCGACATGCTCGTTAACCCCGCTTACCGGGTCTCATCCCAACTGCCTGACATCGACGAAGTGGCCGGCAAGCGCTGCGGCCGCCGCCATCTGCGGCGAGACCAGATGCGTCCTGCCCTTGTAGCCCTGGCGGCCCTCGAAATTGCGGTTCGAGGTCGAGGCGGCGCGCTGGCCCGGCTTGAGCTGGTCGGGGTTCATCGCCAGGCACATCGAGCAGCCCGGCTCGCGCCATTCGAAGCCGGCGGCGAGGAAGATCTTGTCCAGCCCTTCCTGCTCCGCCTGCTGCTTCACGAGGCCCGAGCCCGGCACGATCATGGCGTAGTCGAGCGATCCCGCGATCTTCTTGCCCTCGACGATCTTGGCGACGGCGCGCAGATCCTCGATGCGGCCATTGGTGCAGGAGCCGATCCAGATCACGTCGAGCGGGATGTCGGTGATCTTGGTGCCGGCGGTCAGGCCCATATAGTCGAGCGCGCGCTGCTTGGATGTGCGCTTGGTCTCGTCCTCGATCAGGGCGGGATCGGGCACTGCGCCCGCGACCGAGATGACGTCCTCAGGGCTCGTGCCCCAGGAGACGATCGGCGGCAGGTTGTTGGCGTCGAGCCGGACAATGCGGTCGAAATGCGCGCCCTCGTCGCTGTAAAGCGTCTCCCAATAGCGCAGCGCCGCCTCCCAGGCCGCGCCCTTGGGCGCCTTGGGACGGCCGTTCAGATAGGCGAAGGCCTTCTCGTCAGGCGCGACCATGCCGGCGCGCGCGCCGCCCTCGATCGACATGTTGCACAACGTCATGCGGCCCTCCATCGAGAGGGCGCGGATGGCGTCGCCGGCATATTCGATGACCGAGCCGGTGCCGCCGGCCGTGCCGGTCTCGCCGATGATGGCCAGCGTGATGTCCTTGGCGGTGACGCCCTTGGCGAGCGTGCCGTCCACCTGGACGAGCATGTTCTTGGCCTTCTTCTGGATCAGCGTCTGGGTGGCGAGCACATGCTCGACCTCCGAGGTGCCGATGCCATGCGCCAGCGCCCCGAAGGCGCCATGCGTCGAGGTATGGCTGTCGCCGCAGACGATGGTGGTGCCGGGCAGGGTGAAGCCCTGTTCGGGGCCGATGATGTGGACGATGCCCTGGCGGATATCGAGCTCGTCGAAATACTCGACGCCGAATTCCTTGGCGTTCTTCGCGAGAGCCTCGACCTGGATGCGACTTTCTTCCTCGACGATGCCCTTTGACCGGTCCGTCGTCTGGATGTTGTGGTCGACGACGGCCAGCGTCTTGTGCGGGGCATGGACCTTGCGACCGGTCATGCGCAGGCCCTCGAAGGCTTGCGGGCTCGTGACCTCATGGACGAGGTGGCGGTCGATATAGAGCAGGCAGGTGCCGTCCTCCTGCTGGTCGATGATGTGGTCGTCGAAGATCTTGTCGTACAGCGTGCGCGGGGTGGCGTTGGACGTCATGACGTGGTGGCCTCTGTCGGATACCGAGAATTTTTGCGGATATCGGGAATGTCTTGCGGATATTGGTGATTTCTTGAAGGGGTCCGGCTCATGCCGGAGGGCGCAGCGCAACGGCCTGTCGCCGGCCGAAAACAGCCGGTCTCAGGCGCGCGTAAGGCCTGCGGCGATCGACGCCGTGAAACGTCCGAAGAAGCGCCAGGGCAGGCGGGCGTGATCGTCGAGCGCGACAAAGTCCTGCGTCGTCGGTAGGGCAGGCAGATGGCCTTCACCCTGGACGGCGCAGACGCGCAGCATCGATCGATCGGAACGCAGTGACATGAGGGAGTGTCTAGCAGTTCTAAGGTGGCGCGACAATCGAGATGCGAGCTTGCGAGATACAGCCGCGCGTGGAGCGCATGCCGCGATGGGATAGATGCCTCGCGACCGCCATGCTGATAAGCAGGGATCGGTGCGCCCGAGCTGGAGCTCAGGCGACGAAGCGAGGTGTGGCCATGCTCAGATCCTTTCCCTTCATGGTGCTGGCGGTGCTGGTATATGCCGTCGTCATCGCCGTCATGGGGCAGCCACTGGGGCGCGAAGTCCTCGGCTTCGGCCTGCCGTCGGGCGTGCGCTTTTCGCTGACGGTGAGCGAGCTCCTGCTTTTCGTCGCGACGATCGTCTTGTTCTTCGAGGTCATGAACGCGGCCAGCGCCAAGACGAACTCGATTCTCAATCACGGCCTGTCGATGCTGGTCTTCCTCGCCTGCTTCCTTGTCTTCCTGCTGCTGCCGGCCTTCGGCACCGGGACGTTCCTGATCATCACGCTGATGTGCCTGGTCGATGTCGTCGCCGGCTATTCGATCAGCATCCTGACGGCCCGGCGCGACATGACCTTCGGATCGCAGGAGTAGACTTCGCCCGCCTGCCTCCACAGGGCGTCATCCCGGAACTCCGCGGAGTTTATCCTTGGGCCGATCGAAGACCGGACCCCGGGGGCTGCGTCCGGGATGACGGCGCGGGTGTTTTGACCGGGTCCGGCTCATGCCGGAGGGCGCAGCGCAACGGCCGGTCTCAGGTGCGCGTAAGGTCTGCGGCGATCGACGCTGTGAAACGTCCGAAGAAGCGCCAGAGCAGGCGGGCGTGATCGTCGTGCGACAAAGTGCTGCGTCGTCGGCCGGGCAGGCAGTCGGCCTTCACCCTGGACGGCGCAGACGCGCAGCATCGATCGATCGGAGCGCAGTGACATGGGGGAGTATCCCGCAGTTCCAAGGTGGCGCGACAATCGAGATGCGGCCTAGCGAGATACAGCCGCGCGTGGCGCGCATGCCGAAGCCGATTCACAGCTCCATATGGACGATTTCGATCGGGTCTCCGCCCTGCCCATGGGAGAAGAAGCCCTTGCCGGTGGTTCGGAAGCCGTGTCGCCGGTAGAAGCCCTCGGCATTGACGGTCGCCTCGACCTTGACGGGGCCGGCGTGGCCTTCGCGGGCCTGTTCGATGCCGAGGCCGAGCAGGCGTTTCCCCAATCCGGAGCCTGCGGCGTCGGGGCGGAGAAACAGGCGGGTGACCTCGCCGGGCTCGGCATCGACGAAGCCGATGACCGCGCCCTGCCGCACGGCGACGATCATCCGTCCGTTCGCGATCAGCGCTTCGTAATAGGCGGGTGTGCGGGCGCCCATCCATCCCGCGAGCTGATCCGCCGAATAGTGCTCCTTGCCGAGCGTCGCGATGGACACATGCGTGATCTCGAACACGGCTTGCGCGTCGCCCGCCTGCGCTGGCCGCAATGCGATGTCTTGGTCTGCCGTCATCCCACGCCTCGTCTCACGTCCATTTGCCGCCAGCGCATCGAACAGGATGCGGTTTCGCCCGGCAAGATGGCGCCGCTCAAAACAAAAACGCGGCCCCGAGGGACCGCGTTTTCCAAATCTCTCGCGATGAAGCTGTAAGCTTACTTCGCGGCGGCCTTGGGGGCCTTCGGCGCGCGGGGCTCGACGCGCTCGGCGATACGGGCCGACTTGCCGCGGCGATCGCGCAGGTAATACAGCTTGGCGCGGCGCACCTTGCCCTTGCGGATGACCTTGATGGAATCGATGTTCGGCGAGTAGAGCGGGAAGACGCGCTCGACGCCCTCGCCATAGGAAATCTTGCGGACGGTGAAGGCCTCGTTCAGGCCGCCGCCATTGCGCGCGATGCAGACGCCTTCATAGGCCTGGACGCGGCTACGCTCGCCTTCCTTGACCTTGACGTTGACCTGCACGGTGTCGCCGGGCTGGAAGTGCGGGATCTCGCGGCCTTCGCTGAGCTTGGCGATCTGCTCTTTGTCGAGCTGTTCGATGATGTTCACGGGTCTCTCCAATAGCCGTTGTCGCGCTTGAGCTGCGCGGGCGTTCGGCACGCTGTTTTCAGTTGTGAGCGGGCCATACAGCAGAGTCGGGCGCTTGTCGAGCTAGAGCCGGATGATTTCAGATGGAATCACAAGGTGATCCCATCTGAAATCTGAATCCGTCTCTCATCAAAGAGTTAGAGCAGGTTCAATGCGAAAAACCGGTTCCCACTTTTTCGCATCCTGCTCTAGCCTTTCGCAGAGCGGCTTGGCCGGCCAGAGAAGACGAGGCTTGGCGCCGCTTGGCGAGGCCCTTGCCGACGTGCATAGCGGTACGCAACAACAATGACAGTATCAGGGTCGGAAAACATGCCTGAAAACCTCCACAAGATCGCCCTCGTCACCGGCGCCGCGCGCGGCATCGGGCTTGCCACCACCAGGCGCTTTCTGTCCGAGGGCTGGCGGGCCGCGCTGCTCGATATCGACGCAGAGACTTTGGACAAGGCGATGGCCGAGCTGGCGCAGCCCGAGGCGACGCTGGGGCTGGCCTGCGATGTCTCCGATCCTGCCGCGGTAGCAGTTGCCTTCGCGGCGCTGACAATCCGCTTCGGCCGACTCGATGCGCTGGTCAACAATGCCGGCACGGCCGTGTTCAAGCCGCTGCTGGAGACCACTCATGAGGAGTGGCAGCGGGTCCTGGCGGTCAACCTGACCGGGCCGTTCCTGACAACGCAGCTTGCCGCCCCCCTGATGGCCGATACCGGCGGCGGCGCGATCGTCAATATCACCTCGATCTCGGGCCTGCGTGCCTCGACGCTGCGTGTCGCCTACGGCACCAGCAAGGCCGGGCTCGCCCATCTCACCAAGCAGCAGGCGGCGGAGCTCGCCAGCTTGGGCATCCGCGTCAACGCAGTCGCACCCGGCCCGGTCGACACTGCCATGGCCAAGGCGGTGCACTCGGCTGAAATCCGGGCCGACTACCGCGACGCCATTCCGCTCGCGCGCTACGGGCTGGAGGAGGAACTGGCCGAGGCGATCTTCTTCCTGTGCAGCGACAGGTCGAGCTACATCACCGGGCAGGTGCTGGCTGTTGATGGCGGGTTCGACGCGGTCGGGATCGGGCTTGCGACGCTGCGGGGGGAAAGGCGGAATCGGTAGAGGGTGGTCATGAACACGGACCCCGCCAGCAGCCTTCAGCTGCGCTTGAGAGCTGACCTGAAGGCCGCGATGCGCGAGCGGCGCGGCGGCGAGATCTCCTGCCTGCGTTCGCTCATTGCCGCGATCGACAATGCGCAGGCCGTTCCGCTCGGCGAGCTTCACCAGACCTATGTCGTTCGCCAATTCGGCGACGATGCCGTGGAGGTGCCGCGAAAGGTTCTGTCGGATGCGGAACTGGATGGGCTAATCGACCGGGAGATTAGTGACAGGACGGCGGCGGCCCGGGAGCTGCGCGAGCTCGGCCAGGCTGAACGGGCCGCGCGGCTGGCGGAGGAGGTCGCCATCATCGATCGCTACGTTTCGGCGAGGCGTTGAGGGCACGGTTCGCAACAGGCGTGCCGAGCAAACCTGTCCGCATTCCGCCGGCCTGAAGCGTGGGCACCGAGCGCTGTCCACAAGACCTCGCCGTCAAGCTGCGAGGCTGAACGTGATGAAATCCAGGAAAGCGCGCACCTTGCCCGGCAACTGGCGGCGCGACGCATAATAGGCATGGAGCGGGAAGCGCTCCTCCGCCCAATCGTCGAGTACGGTGACCAGACGCCCACTGTTCAGCCAGGGCTCGAGCCCCAGTTCAAAGCTCTGGAACAGGCCCAGCCCCGCCTCGCAGGCGGCCAGCGCCGCGGAAGGATCGTCCAGTACCAGGCGGCCGGCGACCGGGACTTCGATCGCCTTGCCGCCACGATGGAATTCCCAGGTGAACGGCCGCCCGGACTGCGGATCCCGGAACAGGATCGCGTCATGCCGGGCGATGTCGGCGGGCGCGCGAAGAGGGGGCGGCCGGCCAGGTAAGCCGGCGTGGCGACCGTAAGGACCCGTGTGTCCAGGAACTTGCGGGCGATCAGGCCTGAAATCGGCGGAGGGCCGAAGCGTATGGCAAGGTCAACGCCGCCAGCGAGCATCTCCTCAAAGGCGTTGGTGACCCGAAGCTCCAGCGAAAGCTCCGGATAGCGTGCCAGTAGCGCCGGCAGTCGCGGCGCGAGCACGATGCGCGCGAACCACGGATCAACGCTCAGTTTCAATCGCCCGCGAACCTGGGTGGCGTCGTCGGCGGCTGTCTCGGCAGCCTCCGTGATGGCGGCAAGGAGCGGCGCCACCTCGGCATGGAAGCGCGCACCGGCTTCGGTGAGAGCCACCATACGAGGATGCCGGTCAAACAGCCGGGCCCCAACCTGCGCCTCCAGCCGCGCCACGGCTCGGCTCACCCCCGATGGCGTCAACCCGACAGCTTCCGCCGCGCGGGCAAAGCCGCCGTTTTCCACGACGGCGGTCATCACACCGACGCCTGAGAGCAAACGCGCGTCAAATGCCATGAGTGAGTCTCCGTCAACATTGCGGTGACAAAGATGCGTTGGATTCCGGGTTGGGCAAAGTGGATCTTGCGTCTTCCCATCCTCAGGAGTTCGCCATGACCTTGAATGAACAACGCATTGTCGTGCTCGGCGGCACGTCCGGCATAGGCTTCGCGGTCGCGAAGGCCGCCTCTAAAGCGGGAGCCCAGGTCGTGGTCGGCTCAAGCTCCCAGACGCGGGTTGCGGCGGCGGTCGCCGCCCTGGGGGCGGACGCCGAAGGACGGACAGTCAACCTCTCCAACGAGACGGCAACGCGAGCGTTCTTCGAGGAGGTGGGTGAGTTCGATCACCTCATCTACACGGCGGGAGAGCCGTTGCAGCTTCTCGGATTGGAGGCCGATCTCGCCGAGGTTCGCCGATTCTTCGAGCTTCGATACTGGGGCGCGCTCGCCGCGGCGAAATACGGGCGCAAGACGATCCGGGAAGGCGGCTCCCTGGTGTTCACCTCCGGCACGGCGGGGGCTCGGCCGCTTGGCCCCGGCTGGGCGGCGGCGTCGAGCATCTGCAGCGCGATGGACGGGCTCACCCGGGCGCTCGCCGTGGAACTGAAGCCCTTACGGGTGAACTGTGTGGCGCCCGGTGTCGTGAAGACCGACCTTTGGGCCGGCATGGGCGAGGCCGAACGCGACGCCTTCTATGCTGCTGAGGCCGCACGCCTGCCTGTCGGCCACGCCGGCGAGGTGGAGGAGATTGCGGAAAGCTACCTCTACCTCATCCGCCAGACCTATGTGACGGGCCAAGTGCTCTACGTCGACGGCGGGGGCCTCCTCGCTTAATCGCTGCGCCGCGGCTACCCGCCCGAGCAAGCCAGGCGCGATCCGGCCGTGGCGTCTCACGCGCGTCGCGGCGCAGCAGACAATTTACTTGCGCCGCCTCCCGAACGGCGCGAACCTGCTCCCCGAAATCCCTCTTCGACGGCCGCCCGACCCTTGTCGGGCCTGTGCGACCGCCGCCTTTCCGGCGTGGGCGCTTCACTTGACTTCCCGTGCCGGTTCCTGCCGCGTCGGAGCCCTGAGCCCAACGGCTTTTCGCCCCTTCGCGGCCAATGACCGAAGGAGGAAGCCATGGCTGCGACATCCCGGAACGAAGGAAACGCAAACGGAATCAGAGGCAGGGGCCCGCGATGCATCGCCATCGTCGGCCCCTTCCAGAGCGGCAAGACGACGCTGCTCGAAAGCATCCTAGAGCGCTGCGGCGGCGTCTCCCGCGCCGGCTCGGTCAAGACCGGCAACAGTGTCGGCGATGCGAGTGCGGAGGCCCGCTCGCATCAGATGAGCACGGAGCTCAACGTCGCCTCCGTCGAATTTCTCGGTGAGCGCTTCCAGTTCGTCGATTGCCCCGGCTCCGTCGAATTCCTGCACGAGATGCGCCATGTCCTGCCGGTGGTCGACGCC harbors:
- the leuD gene encoding 3-isopropylmalate dehydratase small subunit, which gives rise to MQPFTTLTSTPAPLKVINVDTDMIIPKQYLKTIKRTGLGTALFAEMRYKEDGSENPDFVLNQPAYRKSEILVAGDNFGCGSSREHAPWALLDFGIRCVISTSFADIFYNNCFKNGILPIVVSPEDLEKLFDDADRGSNATLTVDLEKQEIKGPDGGTVKFDLDPFRKHCLINGLDDIGLTMEKAPKIQAFEKKLAKREWA
- a CDS encoding LysE family translocator; the protein is MIDDLIRHLPDLALVYSAFFLAVASPGPSNLVVMATSMERGRDAGAILALGVTAGSLTWGILAAIGVTGLVVAHPGALYTIKIVGGIYLLFLAWRSARSAMRVEMPPPKAAVSGRRSFLRGYLMHLTNPKAILSWTAIIALGLRPDTPSVVLYAIIAGCMLISLGINQFYAVLFSTASMISGYRRIRRRAEACLAAFFTFASFKLLTSQL
- a CDS encoding metallopeptidase family protein, coding for MGSVPSVSATTGASAHAQASSSIGWDGAKAPSIAEFEVLAQAAFDHLPDAFRALCSDVVFNVTEFPEDEVLKELEAESPFDILGLFSGIGLPQQGYAPQTGQMPNTIHLYRRPILDYWAENDESLGAIVTHVLVHEIGHHFGFSDDDMDAIEAEAER
- the leuC gene encoding 3-isopropylmalate dehydratase large subunit; this encodes MTSNATPRTLYDKIFDDHIIDQQEDGTCLLYIDRHLVHEVTSPQAFEGLRMTGRKVHAPHKTLAVVDHNIQTTDRSKGIVEEESRIQVEALAKNAKEFGVEYFDELDIRQGIVHIIGPEQGFTLPGTTIVCGDSHTSTHGAFGALAHGIGTSEVEHVLATQTLIQKKAKNMLVQVDGTLAKGVTAKDITLAIIGETGTAGGTGSVIEYAGDAIRALSMEGRMTLCNMSIEGGARAGMVAPDEKAFAYLNGRPKAPKGAAWEAALRYWETLYSDEGAHFDRIVRLDANNLPPIVSWGTSPEDVISVAGAVPDPALIEDETKRTSKQRALDYMGLTAGTKITDIPLDVIWIGSCTNGRIEDLRAVAKIVEGKKIAGSLDYAMIVPGSGLVKQQAEQEGLDKIFLAAGFEWREPGCSMCLAMNPDQLKPGQRAASTSNRNFEGRQGYKGRTHLVSPQMAAAAALAGHFVDVRQLG
- a CDS encoding GNAT family N-acetyltransferase — translated: MTADQDIALRPAQAGDAQAVFEITHVSIATLGKEHYSADQLAGWMGARTPAYYEALIANGRMIVAVRQGAVIGFVDAEPGEVTRLFLRPDAAGSGLGKRLLGLGIEQAREGHAGPVKVEATVNAEGFYRRHGFRTTGKGFFSHGQGGDPIEIVHMEL
- the rplS gene encoding 50S ribosomal protein L19; this encodes MNIIEQLDKEQIAKLSEGREIPHFQPGDTVQVNVKVKEGERSRVQAYEGVCIARNGGGLNEAFTVRKISYGEGVERVFPLYSPNIDSIKVIRKGKVRRAKLYYLRDRRGKSARIAERVEPRAPKAPKAAAK
- a CDS encoding SDR family oxidoreductase, translated to MPENLHKIALVTGAARGIGLATTRRFLSEGWRAALLDIDAETLDKAMAELAQPEATLGLACDVSDPAAVAVAFAALTIRFGRLDALVNNAGTAVFKPLLETTHEEWQRVLAVNLTGPFLTTQLAAPLMADTGGGAIVNITSISGLRASTLRVAYGTSKAGLAHLTKQQAAELASLGIRVNAVAPGPVDTAMAKAVHSAEIRADYRDAIPLARYGLEEELAEAIFFLCSDRSSYITGQVLAVDGGFDAVGIGLATLRGERRNR
- a CDS encoding SDR family oxidoreductase, translated to MTLNEQRIVVLGGTSGIGFAVAKAASKAGAQVVVGSSSQTRVAAAVAALGADAEGRTVNLSNETATRAFFEEVGEFDHLIYTAGEPLQLLGLEADLAEVRRFFELRYWGALAAAKYGRKTIREGGSLVFTSGTAGARPLGPGWAAASSICSAMDGLTRALAVELKPLRVNCVAPGVVKTDLWAGMGEAERDAFYAAEAARLPVGHAGEVEEIAESYLYLIRQTYVTGQVLYVDGGGLLA